The segment CGACGTCCAGTCGCTGCGGACGACCGCGACCTACGATCCCGACACCGAGGAGTTCGTGGTCCACACCCCCGACGACGACGCCCGCAAGGACTACATCGGCAACGCGGCCCGTGACGGGCGACTCGCCGTCGTCTTCGCCCAGCTCATCACGGGCGGAACCAACCACGGGGTGCACGCGTTGGTGGTTCCGATCCGCCACCCCGACGGCACCACCGCCACGGGGGTTCGCATCGAGGATTGCGGGCGTAAGGCCGGGCTGAACGGGGTGGACAACGGAAGGATCTGGTTCGACCGGGTGCGTGTTCCACGCGAGGCCCTGCTCAACCGGTACGGCGACGTCGCGGCCGACGGTACGTACACCAGCCCGGTGGAGAAGAAGAGCAAGCGGTTCTTCACGATGTTGGGAACCCTCGTCCGTGGTCGGGTGAGTGTCGCGGGCGGCGCCGGGGCGGCCGCACGGGCCGCGCTCACTATCGCCCTGCGCTACGCCGACAGGCGGCGCCAGTTCCCCAACCCCGAGACCGGCGAGGAGACGCGTCTCCTCGACTACCGTACCCACCAGCGCCGACTGCTGATCCCCCTGGCCCGGACCTACGCCCTCGCGTTCGCCCAGGAGGAACTGACGCGCACCATGCACGAGATCGCCACCGGAGCGCGGGAGGGTGAGCACGCCCAGCGGGAGTTGGAGTCCCGCGCCGCCGGTCTGAAGGCGGTCGCCACGTGGCACGCCATGGACACGATCCAGACGGCGCGTGAGTCCTGCGGTGGCGTCGGCTACCTCGCCGAGAACCGGTTCGCGGGCCTGCGGGAGGACACCGACGTCTTCACCACCTTCGAGGGAGACAACACCGTTCTGCTGCAGTTGGTCGCCAAGGGGCTGCTCACGAACTACAAACAGGAGTTCGAGAGCCTGGAGACGATGGACGCCGCGCGTTTCGTCGCGGGACAGTTCCTCGGCGCGGTCATCGAACGCACGACGGCGCGCAGCACCATCGAACGACTCGTCACCGTCGCTCCCGGCAGGGAGGACAACGACGCACTGTTCAACCGGGGCTGGCAGGTGACGATGTTCGAGGACCGCGAGCGGCACATCGTCGAGGGCTTGGCCCGACGCATGCGCAAGGCCGGGCGCTCCGGCTCGGCTGAGGCGGTCAACGACTGTCAGGACCACATGGTCTCCGCCGCGCGCGCCCACATCGACCGTGTGGTGCTGGAGGCGTTCGTCGGCGCCCTGGAACGATGTGAGGACCCGGGTGTCCGTTCTGTGCTGGAGAAGGTGTGTGACCTCTACGTTCTCTCCACTATCGAGGAGGACCGTGGGTGGTTCCTCGAGCACGACCGGCTACGCCCGACCCGGGCCAAGGCCGTGACGGACGCGGTGAACACGCTGTGCGCGCGGCTCCGTCCCCACGCCGGGGAGTTGGTCGACGCCTTCGCCCTGCCCGACGAGTGGCTGGGGGCGCCGATCGCGCGCTGAACCCGACCATGAGGAGATCGGACGGAGGGACCACGCCAACCGCGCCGGTGGCGTGATCGCCCGTGCGGTCTCCTCATCCAGTGAAACCGTCCCAGATCGCCGTCACCAACTGCCACGGCGGCATCAGGGTCCACATCGCGGCGAGGCTCACGGCCGTGAGGCCTCCGAACATCCACGCGGCGATCTTGCGCCGCGACCAGAGCGCGGCTCCCAGCCCTCCGAGGGGCACGACAACCGCGCACACCAGGAGCCCGAGCAGGTATCCGGCGAGCCGACGCCGTGCCTCGTCGGTGACCTCCTCCGCCTGCAGGGCGAAGCCCTCGGCGAGGAAGAACAGCAGGAACATCGGCACGCCGACGACCCACACCAAGGCGAGGGCCGTCCACACCAGCACCGGCCACCGCGACGGGCCGTCGACCACGTAGGGCGTGCGCCGGGACGACGGTTCGGCGCGCCCCGGCAACGGCGAGGGCGCACGCGTCATCTCCTCCGTGGCCGCCCCCTGGGGACGCCTCGAGGAGCCCTTGCGCTTCTTCTTCGGTGACACGTCCGCCACGCTACCCGCGCTCCTGGCCTCGACTCCCCAGGTCTGGGGGCGCCGCGCCACCGACCGGCTCTCGCGCGCCACCGAAACTCAATCCGGACATTAATTCCCATACACCCCACAAGCCCCGAAATCACGTTCCGGTACATTCGCACTCCGGACTCATGATGATCATGAACCGTGTTGATTCCGACAAATTGGACATTGGGTTCGGAGTGCAACAACGGTGTACTCTTTCGTCAGCCATTGCCCTAGACATCCATGATCACGGCACCCCCGTACGCCTTGTGACCACGTGACACCAGATACCCGGGTAACGGCCGTTTCGTGGCGCTCTCGCATTGATAACGAAGAGTCGCGAGTGGTTGGTAACCCCCTTCCCGCACGTTAGTGTCCCGCTGAATGAGTGGGCTGACTTTCACCGGGACCGCGTTCCGCGGCACCGAAGGGATACAACCGTGAACAACAACAAGAACGCGATGTTCGGCATCGCCGCGACCGCGAGTGCGCTCGCGCTCACCATGACGGCCTGTTCCAACGGTGACGACTCCGGTGACGACGGAGGAGGTGGCGAGGCCGGTGATATTCGCGTCGGCCTCGCCTACGACATCGGCGGTCGTGGCGACCTTTCGTTCAACGACGCGGCCTACGCCGGGCTGGAACTCGTCGAATCCGAAATGGACGTCGAGATCAACGACGTCGACGCGGCGGAGGAAGAGACCGACTCCGACAAGATGAACCGGCTCGAACTCATGGCCGACGAGGGCTACAACCCCGTCATCGCGGTCGGGTTCGCCTACGCGGACGCGATCGCGGAGGTCGCGCCGAACTACCCCGACGTGAGCTTCGCGATCGTCGACGAGAACATGGAGGAGCACGAGGCCGCGGAGACCGAGGACCTGAGCAACATCTCCAGCCTCATGTTCGCCGAGAACGAGGGCTCCTTCCTCGCCGGTGCCGCGGCGGCCCTGTCCTCGGAGGCCGACCACATCGGCTACGTCGGCGGGGTCCAGGTGCCGATGATCGAGTCCTTCGAGGCGGGGTTCGTCGCGGGCGCCCAAGAGGTGAACCCGGACATCGAGGTCGAGAGCGCCTACGTCAGCCAGCCTCCGGACTTCAGCGGATTCCAGGACCCGGCACGTGGCGGATCCATCGCCGACGGCCAGATCGACGCCGGCGCCGACGTGATCTACCACGCCGCCGGTGGCTCGGGAATCGGCGTGCTCGACTCGGCGGCGGAGAACGAGATCAGCTTCATCGGTGTCGATTCCGACCAGTACCTCACCGCCGAGGACGAACAGCAGGAATTCGTGATCACCTCGATGATCAAGCGGGTGGACACCGCGGTGTTCGATTTCGTCGCGTCGGTGGCCGACGGCACGGTCGAGGGCGGCGTGACGCGTTTCAACCTGGAGAACGACGGCGTCGACCTCGCGGACACCAACGAAGAGGCGTACGCCGAGTTCGCCGACGAGATCGAAGAACTGCGCCAGCGGGTTATCGACGGCGACATCGAGGTCCCCACCGAACCCTGAGGGAATCACCGAACCCCAAGGAAATCCCCACCGGATGAATGACAACACCTCAGGCGGGGCCGACGAAACGTCGGCACCCGCCGTGGAAGTTCGGGGCATCGGTAAACGGTTCCCCGGTGTCGTCGCGAACGACGACGTGACCTTTTCGGTGACCCGCGGAACCGTACACGCCCTGATCGGCGAAAACGGCGCCGGTAAGTCGACGTTGATGAAAATCCTCTACGGGATGCAACGCCCCGACACCGGAAGCATCGCGGTCGATGGCGAGGCGGTGAGTTTCTCCTCCCCCGCCGACGCGATCACCCACGGAATCGGAATGGTCCACCAGCACTTCATGCTGGCCGACAACCTGACGGTGCTGGAGAACGTGGTCCTGGGCGCCGAACGGCTGCACGGCATCGGCGCACGGGCCCGCGCCCGGATTCGGGAGCTCTCGGATTCCTACGGGCTGGGTGTCCAGCCTGACGAGCTCATGGCCAACCTCGGTGTGGGCGCCCGGCAGCGGATCGAGATCCTCAAGGTTCTCTATCGGGGCGCCAGGATCATCATCCTGGACGAACCCACCGCGGTCCTGGTCCCCCAGGAGGTCGACGAGCTGTTCGACAACCTGCGGGAGCTGCGGCGGGAGGGCCTGACCGTCCTCTTCATCTCGCACAAGTTGGACGAGGTGCTCACCGTCGCCGACCGCATCACCGTGATCCGGCGGGGCACCACCGTGGACACCGTGGTGCCGGAAAACACCTCCGCTCGGGAACTCGCCGCCCTCATGGTGGGTGGTCAACTGCCCGTCCCCGAGCTCCGCGAGTCCACTGTGACCGACGAGGTCGCCCTGGACGTCCGTGACCTACGCGTCGCCGCTCCGGACGGACGCCCGGTGGTCGACGACGTCACCCTGCGAATCCACAAGGGCGAGATCGTGGGCATCGCGGGGGTGGAAGGCAACGGCCAGGGTGAGCTCGTCGAGGCCATCATGGGCATGCGCGCCATCGCCGGCGGTACCATCCGGTTGGGGGACCGAGAGGTCACCCACTGGTCCACCCGCGACCTACGGTCCGCGGGCATCGGGTTCATCCCCGAGGACCGGCACAGGCACGGTCTCCTGCTGGAGTCGCCACTGTGGGAGAACCGGCTGCTCGGTCATCAGGTCGAGCCGCGGTTCAGCGCGGGCCCGTTCCTGCGTCGATCGGCCGCCCGGGACGACGCCAACCGGATCGCCTCCGAGTACGACGTTCGAACTCCGAACGTCGACGTCCTCGCCGACACACTCTCCGGCGGGAACCAGCAGAAGTTCATCGTCGGTCGGGAGATGAGCGGCGAGCCCCTTGTGCTCCTCGCCGCCCATCCCACCCGTGGCGTCGACGTCGGTGCCCAGGCCGCCATCTGGGACCAGCTTCGACAGGCACGCCACCAGGGCCTCGCTGTGCTACTGGTGTCCGCTGACCTGGACGAGCTCATCGGCATGTCCGACACCCTGCACGTGATCCTGCGCGGCCGCCTCGTCGCCCAGGTCGACCAGCGGACCGTGACTCCGGAGGAGCTGGGGTCGGCCATGAGCGGCGCCCGGGTGTCATCGGACGCCGCCGACGAAGCCACCGCCAGCGACGCTCGCGGCGATGTCACCGCGGTCGACGACGATGACGACGAGGAGCGGTCATGAAGCGGTACCTGGTTCATCCCGCGGTCCTGACCGGCGGGGCGGTCGCCTTCGGCCTCCTGATCGCTCTCTGCGTCACCTCGCTCGTCTTCCTCGCCAGCGGCGTCAATCCGGGGGTCGCGTTCGGCCGCATGCTGGAACACGGCACGAAACCGAACGTCGTCGTCACCGTGATCAACGGCGGGACCACGCTGTACCTGGCGGGGGTCGCGGTCGCGATCGGATTCAAGATGCGGCTGTTCAACATCGGCGTGGACGGTCAGTACCGGCTCGCCGCCATGCTGGCCGCGGTGATCGGCGGCTACCTGACCCTCCCCCCGGTTCTGCACCAGATCGTCATCGTCCTCGCCGCCATGGCGGTCGGAGCGTTCTGGGCCGGGCTCGCCGGGCTGTTGAAGGTCACGCGCGGCGTGCACGAGGTGATCTCGACGATCATGCTCAACTTCATCGCCACCGGCATCGTCGCCTACCTGTTGCACGCCGACCGGCTCGCCGAACGGGCCGGCAACAACGTCCGCACCCCCATCATTCCGGAGTCGGGCCAGGTCGCCGGGTTCCCCGGGGAGATGTTCGGGTTGGCGACGCCGCGCCCCGTCTTCGGGCTGGTGCTGCTCGCCGCCGCCGTGGGCGTGGGCTACTGGCTCCTGCTCAACCGGACCCGGTTCGGCTTCGACCTCCGGGCCACCGGGCAGTCCGCCACCGCCGCTGAGGCCAGTGGAGTCCCCGTCCGACGCATGGTGTTCATCTCCATGCTCATCTCGGGAGCGATCGCCGGGCTGGTGGGCATCCCGCAGCTTCTCGGCGAGTCCCACACCTACTCGCTGGACTTCCCGGCGGGGCTGGGCTTCACCGGGATCGCCATCGCCCTGCTCGGCCGCAACCATCCCGTGGGCATCGCGGCCGCAGCGTTGTTCTGGTCGTTCCTGGACCAGTCCGCGTCGGTCCTCACCATCGACGGCATCCCCCGCGAGATCGCGGTCATCACCCAGGCCGCGATGGTGCTCAGCGTCGTCATCGTGTACGAGGTTGTCCATCGGTGGGCCCGCAGGTTCCAGCAGGAACAGGTGAGCTCCCAGCTCGACCGCTCGGAGGCGCAGGCATGAGCCAGTGGATGGGCGACGTCACCGCACGCTCCCAACCGGCCACCACCTCGCGGACCTGGACGTGGTGGCGGATCGCCGTACTGGTCTTGGCGGGGTTCATCGCGGTCGCCGGGGTGCGAGCGATCACGGGCGAGCACGCGCTGACGTCCAGCGGCACGATCCGGGCCCTGATCCAGGGGGCGGTGCCGATCGCGCTGTGCGCGCTCGGGGGGTTGTACGCCGAGCGCGCCGGGATCATCAACATCGGCCTCGAGGGCATGATGATCGTGGGGACCTGGACCGCCGCCTACGCGACCGTGGTCACCGGCAGCCCCTGGCTCGGGCTGGTCGGCGGGGTGGTCGGCGGGATGCTCGGTGGCCTGCTGCACGCGGTCGCCACCGTCACCTTCGGCGTCGACCACATCGTGTCCGGGGTCGCGATCAACATCCTGGCCCTGTCGGCCATGCGCTATTTGGCGATCCAGTTCTTCCTGGACATGGAGGGCGGCGGCGCGGGCCAGTCCCCGCAGCTTCCCGGTTTCCCTCGCATCACCATCCCAGGAGTCGACCTGATCCTCGGCCCGGTGGAGGCCACGCGATGGTTCCTGGTCTCCGACTTCGCGGCGCTGGTCATCGGGCTCACGACGTCGATGTCGGTCGTGACCCTGCTGGCGATCCTGCTCCTCCCGGGCAGCTTCTTCCTGTTGTGGCGCACCAGTTTCGGTCTGCGCCTACGCTCCATCGGGGAGAACCCCGACGCCGCGGAGTCCCTGGGCGTCCCCGTGTACACCTACAAGTACATCGCCCTGCTGATCTCCGGGGGCATGGCCGGGCTGGGTGGCGTCTTCCTCGCCATGGTGGCCGCCTCCGGGTATCAGGAGGGCCAGACCGGGGGCCGCGGATACATCGGCCTCGCGGCGATGATCTTCGGTAACTGGCGGCCCACCGGCATCGCCATGGGCGCCGGCCTGTTCGGCTACACCGAGGCCCTGGCCGACCGTGGCGCCGGGGAAACCGTCAACGCGCTCCTCCTCGTCATCGGGATCGCGTTGCTGGCCGTGGCGGTCTTCCAGGTACGCCGAGGAAAACCGGTCGCCGCCGCTGTCGCCGTCCTCGTGGCGGCCGGCGCGCTCACCTGGTTCTTCACCTCCGACACGGTGCCGCAACAGTTGGTGACATCGACGCCGTACATCGCGACAATGCTGGTGCTCGCCCTGGCGGCACAGCACCTACGGCCGCCGGCGCGGGTCGGGCGTCCGTGGCGACGGGAGAAGAGCTCTTGACCACCGACAAGGTCGACTGGCCGGCGCTGCGCGAAACCGCCGCCGAGGTCATGGCACGAGCGTACGCCCCCTACTCGGGTTTCCGGGTGGGGGCCGCCGCGGTGGTACACGACGGCCGGGTCGTGACGGGGTGCAACGTGGAGAACGCCTCCTACGGCGTGGGCCTGTGCGCGGAGTGCGGTCTGGTCTCCCACCTCCACGCCTCCGGAGGTGGACGTCTGGTGGCGCTGGCGTGCGTGGACTCCGCCGGATCGGCCCTGCTTCCCTGCGGCCGTTGCCGACAGGTGCTGTTCGAACACGGCGGGACCACCCTCCTCATCGACACGCCGGAGGGACCGCGCCCGCTGGGCGAGCTGCTGCCGATGGCGTTCGGCCCGCAGGACCTGGACCGTCCCCACCCCGACACGGTGTCCCCCGACACCGCGTCCTGACCCTGAACCCGCGGACCCAACGGTCGGAGAAGCATGGACGTCATCGACATCATCGCGACCAAGCGGGACGGCGCGGAACTGTCCCCGGCACAGATCGACTGGGTTCTCGACGCCTACAACCGTGGTGTCGTCGCCGACGAACAGATGGCGGCCCTGGCGATGGCGATCGTGTGGCGCGGGATGAGCCGCGCCGAAGTGGGTCGGTGGACCGCGGCGATGCTGTCCTCCGGCGACCGGCTCGACTTCACCGACCTGGACCGACCCACGACGGACAAGCACTCAACGGGCGGTGTCGGCGACAAGATCACCCTGCCGCTGACCCCCACCGTCGCGGCGTGCGGGGGCGCGGTTCCGCAACTCTCCGGGCGCGGACTGGGCCACACGGGAGGCACCCTCGACAAGTTCGAGTCCATCCCCGGCTGGCGTGCCGATCTCTCTCCCGAGCGGATGCGC is part of the Spiractinospora alimapuensis genome and harbors:
- a CDS encoding cytidine deaminase, producing MTTDKVDWPALRETAAEVMARAYAPYSGFRVGAAAVVHDGRVVTGCNVENASYGVGLCAECGLVSHLHASGGGRLVALACVDSAGSALLPCGRCRQVLFEHGGTTLLIDTPEGPRPLGELLPMAFGPQDLDRPHPDTVSPDTAS
- a CDS encoding ABC transporter ATP-binding protein; this translates as MNDNTSGGADETSAPAVEVRGIGKRFPGVVANDDVTFSVTRGTVHALIGENGAGKSTLMKILYGMQRPDTGSIAVDGEAVSFSSPADAITHGIGMVHQHFMLADNLTVLENVVLGAERLHGIGARARARIRELSDSYGLGVQPDELMANLGVGARQRIEILKVLYRGARIIILDEPTAVLVPQEVDELFDNLRELRREGLTVLFISHKLDEVLTVADRITVIRRGTTVDTVVPENTSARELAALMVGGQLPVPELRESTVTDEVALDVRDLRVAAPDGRPVVDDVTLRIHKGEIVGIAGVEGNGQGELVEAIMGMRAIAGGTIRLGDREVTHWSTRDLRSAGIGFIPEDRHRHGLLLESPLWENRLLGHQVEPRFSAGPFLRRSAARDDANRIASEYDVRTPNVDVLADTLSGGNQQKFIVGREMSGEPLVLLAAHPTRGVDVGAQAAIWDQLRQARHQGLAVLLVSADLDELIGMSDTLHVILRGRLVAQVDQRTVTPEELGSAMSGARVSSDAADEATASDARGDVTAVDDDDDEERS
- a CDS encoding ABC transporter permease, whose product is MSQWMGDVTARSQPATTSRTWTWWRIAVLVLAGFIAVAGVRAITGEHALTSSGTIRALIQGAVPIALCALGGLYAERAGIINIGLEGMMIVGTWTAAYATVVTGSPWLGLVGGVVGGMLGGLLHAVATVTFGVDHIVSGVAINILALSAMRYLAIQFFLDMEGGGAGQSPQLPGFPRITIPGVDLILGPVEATRWFLVSDFAALVIGLTTSMSVVTLLAILLLPGSFFLLWRTSFGLRLRSIGENPDAAESLGVPVYTYKYIALLISGGMAGLGGVFLAMVAASGYQEGQTGGRGYIGLAAMIFGNWRPTGIAMGAGLFGYTEALADRGAGETVNALLLVIGIALLAVAVFQVRRGKPVAAAVAVLVAAGALTWFFTSDTVPQQLVTSTPYIATMLVLALAAQHLRPPARVGRPWRREKSS
- a CDS encoding BMP family lipoprotein, with translation MNNNKNAMFGIAATASALALTMTACSNGDDSGDDGGGGEAGDIRVGLAYDIGGRGDLSFNDAAYAGLELVESEMDVEINDVDAAEEETDSDKMNRLELMADEGYNPVIAVGFAYADAIAEVAPNYPDVSFAIVDENMEEHEAAETEDLSNISSLMFAENEGSFLAGAAAALSSEADHIGYVGGVQVPMIESFEAGFVAGAQEVNPDIEVESAYVSQPPDFSGFQDPARGGSIADGQIDAGADVIYHAAGGSGIGVLDSAAENEISFIGVDSDQYLTAEDEQQEFVITSMIKRVDTAVFDFVASVADGTVEGGVTRFNLENDGVDLADTNEEAYAEFADEIEELRQRVIDGDIEVPTEP
- a CDS encoding acyl-CoA dehydrogenase family protein, which gives rise to MTRHETPEKIDVDALRTLLDGRWGHARDVVRTSMRGDLFTPVYGLDTEGHRDRVAEQMRVLAATPLPGFGFPVEYGGTDDPGAATVAFEMTVMDQSLMVKLGVQWGLFGGAILSLGTRRHHERYLRPLIALDLPGCFAMTESGHGSDVQSLRTTATYDPDTEEFVVHTPDDDARKDYIGNAARDGRLAVVFAQLITGGTNHGVHALVVPIRHPDGTTATGVRIEDCGRKAGLNGVDNGRIWFDRVRVPREALLNRYGDVAADGTYTSPVEKKSKRFFTMLGTLVRGRVSVAGGAGAAARAALTIALRYADRRRQFPNPETGEETRLLDYRTHQRRLLIPLARTYALAFAQEELTRTMHEIATGAREGEHAQRELESRAAGLKAVATWHAMDTIQTARESCGGVGYLAENRFAGLREDTDVFTTFEGDNTVLLQLVAKGLLTNYKQEFESLETMDAARFVAGQFLGAVIERTTARSTIERLVTVAPGREDNDALFNRGWQVTMFEDRERHIVEGLARRMRKAGRSGSAEAVNDCQDHMVSAARAHIDRVVLEAFVGALERCEDPGVRSVLEKVCDLYVLSTIEEDRGWFLEHDRLRPTRAKAVTDAVNTLCARLRPHAGELVDAFALPDEWLGAPIAR